From a region of the Thermomonas sp. HDW16 genome:
- a CDS encoding MlaE family lipid ABC transporter permease subunit — protein sequence MAFAETFRSIGRGGLFGLTMLRGSTPTRDFLAELVREIYKIGARSLPIIAVGGAFVGLVLTLQGYRTLTTYGAVDALSTLLGLSLYRELAPVLTALLFIGRAGSSIAAELGLMRATDQIKALELMAIDPIAKAVAPRFWAAVLTVPLLTGVFCSLAIAAGWFEAVQVLGIDNGSFWSGLRNSVDFWDDFGVSLLKSGVFGGTAALVAAYVGFHAEPTIEGTSVATTRAVVNASLLVLMFNFILSALLFL from the coding sequence ATGGCCTTCGCCGAAACCTTCCGTTCGATCGGCCGTGGCGGCCTATTCGGGCTGACCATGCTGCGCGGCTCCACGCCGACCCGCGACTTCCTGGCCGAACTCGTTCGCGAAATTTACAAGATCGGCGCACGTTCGCTGCCGATCATTGCTGTTGGCGGCGCTTTCGTCGGACTTGTGCTGACCCTGCAGGGCTACCGCACGTTGACCACGTATGGCGCAGTGGACGCGCTGTCCACCTTGCTGGGCCTGTCGCTGTACCGCGAACTGGCACCGGTGCTGACCGCATTGCTGTTCATCGGCCGCGCCGGCAGCTCGATCGCGGCGGAGTTGGGCCTGATGCGCGCCACCGACCAGATCAAGGCGCTGGAGCTGATGGCCATCGACCCCATCGCCAAGGCAGTGGCGCCGCGCTTCTGGGCGGCGGTGCTGACCGTGCCGCTGCTGACCGGGGTGTTCTGCTCGCTGGCGATCGCCGCCGGCTGGTTCGAGGCGGTGCAGGTACTCGGCATCGACAACGGTTCGTTCTGGTCCGGGCTGCGCAACAGCGTGGATTTCTGGGACGACTTTGGCGTATCGCTGCTGAAGTCCGGCGTGTTCGGTGGTACCGCGGCGCTGGTGGCGGCTTACGTGGGCTTCCACGCCGAGCCGACCATCGAAGGTACCTCGGTGGCGACCACCCGCGCGGTGGTGAACGCCTCGCTATTGGTGCTGATGTTCAATTTCATCCTTTCCGCCCTGCTGTTCCTGTGA
- the mlaD gene encoding outer membrane lipid asymmetry maintenance protein MlaD produces the protein MAIRGPRLEFAVGAFLVLTLASLLVLALASTNRQFGLGGGQYPLIAKFTQVGQLRAQAPVRIGGVAVGQVSKIELDPKTFQSVVTLSIDSRYKDLSADTSAGIFTSGLLGESYIGLSPGGDPEALKPGDEIAYTQPAVDLMQLVGKYMFSGGGSADAKATAPAAGEEPAPPASPGETP, from the coding sequence ATGGCCATTCGTGGACCACGACTCGAATTCGCCGTTGGCGCCTTCCTGGTGCTGACCCTGGCGTCCCTGCTGGTGCTGGCGCTGGCCTCCACCAACCGCCAGTTCGGCCTGGGCGGCGGGCAATACCCGCTCATCGCCAAGTTCACCCAGGTCGGCCAGCTGCGCGCGCAGGCGCCGGTGCGGATCGGCGGGGTGGCGGTGGGCCAGGTGAGCAAGATCGAACTGGATCCCAAGACCTTCCAGTCGGTGGTCACCCTGTCCATCGACAGCCGCTACAAAGACCTGTCCGCCGACACCTCGGCCGGCATCTTCACCAGCGGCCTGCTGGGCGAGAGCTACATCGGCCTGTCGCCGGGCGGCGATCCGGAAGCGCTCAAGCCTGGCGATGAAATCGCCTACACCCAACCTGCGGTCGACCTGATGCAGCTGGTCGGCAAATACATGTTCAGCGGTGGTGGCTCCGCCGACGCCAAGGCCACCGCCCCGGCCGCCGGCGAAGAGCCCGCACCACCCGCTTCCCCAGGAGAAACCCCATGA
- a CDS encoding ATP-binding cassette domain-containing protein encodes MSSTPASTVQLQAARLDRGGRTILSALDLTVPAGSITAVLGPSGSGKSTLLAALTGELVPAAGSIELFGAPIPHGSRALLEMRKSMGVLLQGNGLLTDLSVAENVALPLRAHTKLPEPVLQALVRMKLHAVGLLAAADAWPRELSGGMARRVALARALALDPPLMLYDEPLTGLDPIASGVIMSLIQRLNRTLGLTSIIVSHHVRETLPICDQALVIADGRLVFAGTPAELEATTDPLVRQFLDGQPDGPIPFDAPQRAYGQETA; translated from the coding sequence ATGTCTTCTACCCCCGCCTCCACCGTGCAACTGCAGGCGGCCCGCCTGGATCGTGGCGGGCGCACGATCCTGTCTGCGCTGGATTTGACGGTACCCGCCGGCAGCATCACCGCCGTGCTGGGGCCTTCCGGTAGCGGCAAGTCCACTCTGCTGGCCGCGTTGACCGGCGAGCTGGTGCCGGCAGCGGGCAGCATCGAACTGTTCGGCGCGCCGATCCCGCACGGCAGCCGCGCGTTGCTGGAGATGCGCAAGAGCATGGGCGTGCTGCTGCAGGGCAATGGCCTGCTGACCGACCTCAGCGTGGCCGAGAACGTGGCGCTGCCGCTGCGCGCGCACACCAAGCTGCCGGAGCCGGTGCTGCAGGCGCTGGTGCGGATGAAGCTGCACGCGGTGGGCCTGCTGGCCGCCGCCGATGCCTGGCCGCGCGAACTCTCCGGTGGCATGGCCCGGCGCGTGGCGCTGGCCCGCGCGCTGGCGCTGGACCCGCCGCTGATGCTGTACGACGAACCGCTGACCGGCCTGGACCCCATCGCCTCCGGGGTGATCATGAGCCTGATCCAGCGGCTCAACCGCACCCTGGGCCTGACCAGCATCATCGTCAGCCACCATGTGCGCGAGACCCTGCCGATCTGCGACCAAGCGCTGGTGATCGCCGATGGCCGGCTGGTCTTCGCCGGCACGCCCGCCGAGCTTGAAGCCACGACCGATCCGCTGGTGCGGCAGTTCCTTGACGGCCAGCCGGATGGACCGATCCCGTTCGATGCGCCGCAGCGTGCCTACGGGCAGGAGACCGCCTGA
- the recD gene encoding exodeoxyribonuclease V subunit alpha, translating into MSLLHALREAKVLRTLDDALANTLRRLDPSTPDEVLAAAALASLAVAQGHAGFDPASPRQLIDAEIAWPDAETWLQQLAASRFVATPRSPSEEAEAAPLVLERPSEGTGLLYLRRYREYERRLALQLQRIASQPIEGDIAAIAPLFATLFPDARADDHQARAAALALRRALLLVTGGPGTGKTTTIARLLALRVAQAHHTGHATPRIALAAPTGRAADRMAESLRRAAAQMAALPTQASTLHRLLGTLPDSPRFRHHAGNPLPFDIVVVDEASMVDLPLMCKLTEAVGEGAQLILLGDPDQLPSVEAGDVLAAILASAGAGDALSAVDAEALRDVLGETLIDADTGGLHGHRVHLQRGWRQSDALQLTPLADAVRNGDAATTLALLRSGELANVHFHENVDDPLQARPDLLTHWRALATHTDPAQALQHANRLRLLTALREGPQGARGLNARIEAALSGRRIGTPPAWFPGRLLLITENSYRHGLFNGDVGICLADDAGTPLAWFPGSGSEPVRAFHPAALPAHESAFAMTVHKAQGSEFDEVWLQLPRVDSRVLSRELVYTGLTRARSTLHVAGNAEVIAAALGRHAGRVSGLEWRLGK; encoded by the coding sequence ATGAGCCTGCTGCACGCCCTGCGCGAAGCGAAAGTGTTGCGCACACTGGACGATGCGTTGGCGAACACCTTGCGCCGCCTCGATCCCTCCACGCCGGACGAAGTCTTGGCCGCCGCTGCACTGGCCTCGCTCGCCGTCGCACAAGGCCATGCCGGCTTCGATCCCGCATCGCCACGGCAACTGATCGATGCCGAGATCGCCTGGCCCGATGCCGAAACATGGCTGCAACAACTGGCCGCATCGCGCTTCGTCGCCACCCCGCGGTCGCCCAGCGAGGAAGCCGAAGCCGCACCGCTCGTCCTCGAACGACCTTCTGAAGGGACGGGCCTGCTCTACCTGCGCCGGTATCGTGAATACGAACGCCGGCTCGCATTGCAGCTGCAACGCATCGCCTCGCAGCCGATCGAAGGCGACATCGCCGCCATCGCGCCGTTGTTCGCCACGCTGTTCCCGGACGCGCGCGCAGACGACCACCAGGCCCGCGCCGCCGCACTCGCCCTGCGCCGCGCGCTGCTGCTGGTCACCGGCGGCCCCGGCACCGGCAAGACCACCACCATTGCCCGTTTGCTCGCCCTGCGCGTTGCACAGGCGCACCACACCGGCCACGCCACGCCGCGCATCGCGCTGGCCGCGCCCACCGGCCGCGCCGCCGACCGCATGGCCGAAAGCCTGCGCCGCGCCGCCGCGCAGATGGCCGCATTGCCCACGCAGGCCAGCACCCTGCATCGCCTGCTCGGCACCCTTCCGGACTCGCCGCGCTTCCGCCACCACGCGGGCAACCCGCTGCCGTTCGATATCGTGGTGGTGGACGAGGCCTCGATGGTCGACCTGCCGCTGATGTGCAAACTCACCGAAGCGGTGGGCGAGGGCGCGCAACTCATCTTATTGGGCGATCCGGATCAATTGCCCTCGGTCGAAGCCGGCGACGTGCTGGCCGCGATCCTGGCGTCGGCAGGCGCGGGCGATGCGCTATCAGCAGTCGATGCCGAGGCCTTGCGCGACGTGTTGGGCGAGACCTTGATCGATGCCGATACCGGCGGCCTGCACGGCCACCGCGTCCACCTGCAACGCGGCTGGCGGCAAAGCGACGCGCTGCAACTGACGCCACTGGCCGATGCCGTGCGCAACGGCGATGCCGCCACCACGCTGGCCTTGTTGCGCAGCGGTGAACTCGCCAACGTGCACTTCCACGAGAACGTGGACGATCCACTGCAAGCCCGCCCCGACCTGCTGACGCACTGGCGCGCGCTGGCCACCCACACCGATCCCGCGCAAGCGCTGCAACACGCCAACCGCCTGCGCCTGCTCACTGCATTGCGCGAAGGCCCACAGGGCGCGCGCGGCCTCAACGCCCGCATCGAAGCCGCGCTGTCCGGCCGCCGGATCGGCACCCCGCCCGCATGGTTCCCCGGCCGCCTGCTGCTGATCACCGAAAACAGCTACCGCCACGGCCTGTTCAACGGCGACGTCGGCATTTGTCTGGCGGACGATGCCGGCACCCCGCTGGCCTGGTTCCCCGGCAGCGGCAGCGAACCCGTGCGCGCCTTCCACCCCGCCGCGCTACCCGCGCACGAATCCGCGTTCGCGATGACCGTGCACAAGGCGCAGGGCAGCGAGTTCGACGAGGTGTGGTTGCAGCTGCCGCGCGTGGACAGCCGCGTGCTCAGTCGTGAGTTGGTGTACACCGGGCTGACGCGGGCGCGGTCCACGTTGCATGTGGCGGGAAATGCCGAGGTGATTGCCGCGGCGTTGGGGCGGCATGCGGGGAGGGTGTCGGGGTTGGAGTGGAGGTTGGGTAAGTGA
- the recC gene encoding exodeoxyribonuclease V subunit gamma, with protein sequence MTAAPDFRLYHSNALDVLAELLADELRKPVPGQSPLEPDIVLIPQVAMRRWLQATLARRHGIAANLEFLTPGEFVSRALDANLGPSNDDLDADSLHWRLYAALNDPVLMAKPAMAQLAAYLSGDDPLKAWSLASELANVFNKYQAWRRDWLLRWEDGADRDDPQAILWRAVAGGRDHRVRRIQRYLTRFDAGGALPLGLPKRLFAFGTLNVSPDVLRVLATQSRVGTLHFYLPTPSAKYWGDLQSLGARLREGADPFGDEAKENPLLRDWGAAGKDFMALLGSYEVVHPSGEIAAYADPAEGEGDGLLQRMQADLFHRRVEPSGSKRANIDADDPSLQFHASHTRLRELQVLHDRLRALLEDPRFDPPLQPRDIAVLAPDIDPYVPYLDAVFGGNAQDAIPYAMADASPLAGEPLADVFLRLLALPVSRFGLAEMLDLLASPPLAEAANLDAADFERLQIWLHAAGARWGIDAAHRARSGAPRDDAYTWQFALDRLLLGHASGSDDEIAGVAPWSELEGGALSALDALMRLLRVLARYQRALGEAMPPAQWRERLIGLLDALLPTPPSASSTQRALDRLRTLIDDFAKQAEKAGFDAPVPADVVRAHFTAKLTEADTRAPLLTGGVSFARMVPMRLLPFRVICLLGMNDGDFPRRDPAAGLNRLTAELGSDKRRHGDRSTREDDRYLFLQLFSAAQDVFYLSWLGADPRDGSTREPSALVSELLAAAGAYHAAPEEAAKALVLRHSLQPFSPAAFGAGDARRFSYRRDWHPAAGRLSGARNALMPWMDAANALAPPIEVETELSLDALRRFLMAPAEQFLRQRLGLRLPEVEAAAEDIEPLQAAGAGLERIALQRAVFDGVLAGHDADALQPTLRTRGLLPSGPLGERALKQVMQEVAPYAQAYADWRGDAEVTSLPLEVDIAGMRLHGRIGDVLPHGIARLRFGKPNGPSSIRNGLDWLLATAAGIDLPFVEFHESADDGIGPHVRPPLSRESAIDALHALIALRRDGLQQPLPFAPYSAWELFSAVDAERGLRNAANRWRGGERQWAEGDSEALRLALRGRDPFADAAAMEAFAELAFVIYGALTQGEALPPPILNADALPEDAEDAA encoded by the coding sequence ATGACTGCCGCGCCCGACTTCCGCCTCTACCACTCCAATGCACTCGACGTGCTGGCGGAATTGCTGGCGGACGAACTGCGCAAGCCGGTGCCCGGGCAATCGCCGCTGGAACCGGACATCGTGCTGATCCCGCAGGTGGCGATGCGCCGCTGGTTGCAGGCCACCCTGGCACGGCGGCACGGCATCGCCGCCAACCTGGAATTCCTCACCCCCGGCGAATTCGTGTCGCGCGCGCTGGACGCGAACCTCGGTCCATCGAACGATGATCTCGATGCCGACAGCCTGCACTGGCGGCTGTACGCGGCATTGAATGATCCGGTCTTGATGGCGAAGCCGGCGATGGCCCAGCTGGCCGCTTATCTGTCCGGCGACGATCCGCTCAAGGCCTGGTCGCTGGCTAGTGAGCTGGCCAACGTCTTCAACAAATACCAGGCCTGGCGTCGCGACTGGCTGCTGCGCTGGGAAGACGGCGCGGATCGCGATGACCCGCAAGCCATCCTGTGGCGCGCCGTCGCCGGCGGCCGCGATCACCGCGTGCGCCGTATCCAGCGGTACCTGACGCGATTCGATGCCGGCGGTGCGCTGCCGCTCGGTTTGCCGAAGCGCTTGTTCGCATTCGGCACCTTGAATGTCTCGCCGGACGTGCTGCGCGTGCTGGCCACGCAGTCGCGCGTCGGCACCCTGCATTTCTACCTGCCCACGCCCAGCGCGAAATACTGGGGCGATCTGCAATCGCTCGGTGCGCGCCTGCGCGAAGGCGCGGATCCCTTCGGCGACGAGGCGAAGGAAAATCCGCTGCTGCGCGACTGGGGCGCGGCCGGCAAGGACTTCATGGCCCTGCTCGGCAGTTACGAGGTCGTGCATCCTTCCGGCGAAATCGCCGCCTATGCCGATCCGGCGGAAGGCGAGGGCGATGGCCTGCTGCAACGCATGCAGGCCGATCTGTTCCATCGTCGTGTCGAGCCGTCCGGCAGCAAGCGCGCTAACATTGATGCCGACGATCCCAGCCTGCAGTTCCACGCCAGCCACACCCGCCTGCGCGAACTGCAGGTGCTGCACGACCGCCTGCGCGCCCTGCTCGAAGATCCGCGTTTCGATCCGCCGCTGCAGCCGCGCGATATCGCGGTGCTCGCGCCCGATATCGATCCCTACGTGCCGTACCTCGATGCCGTGTTCGGCGGCAATGCACAGGACGCGATCCCGTACGCGATGGCCGATGCCAGCCCATTGGCGGGCGAGCCTCTGGCGGATGTGTTCCTGCGCCTGTTGGCGTTGCCGGTCTCGCGCTTCGGGTTGGCGGAAATGCTGGATCTGCTCGCCAGTCCGCCGCTGGCCGAAGCCGCGAATCTCGATGCCGCCGATTTCGAACGCCTGCAGATCTGGCTGCACGCGGCAGGCGCGCGCTGGGGCATCGATGCCGCGCATCGCGCACGCAGCGGCGCACCGCGTGACGATGCCTACACCTGGCAGTTCGCGCTGGATCGCCTGTTGCTGGGCCATGCCAGCGGCAGCGATGACGAGATCGCCGGCGTCGCGCCCTGGAGCGAACTGGAAGGCGGCGCGCTGTCCGCGCTGGATGCACTCATGCGCCTGCTGCGCGTGCTCGCGCGCTACCAGCGTGCGCTCGGCGAAGCGATGCCGCCCGCGCAATGGCGCGAACGATTGATCGGCTTGCTCGACGCGTTGCTGCCGACACCGCCTTCGGCCAGCAGCACGCAACGCGCGCTGGATCGGCTGCGCACGCTCATCGATGACTTTGCGAAACAGGCGGAGAAAGCCGGCTTCGATGCGCCGGTGCCTGCCGACGTGGTGCGCGCGCATTTCACCGCCAAGCTCACCGAAGCCGACACCCGCGCGCCGTTGCTCACCGGTGGCGTCAGCTTCGCGCGGATGGTGCCGATGCGCCTGTTGCCGTTCCGCGTGATCTGCCTGCTGGGCATGAACGATGGCGACTTCCCGCGTCGCGATCCCGCCGCCGGCCTGAATCGTCTCACCGCCGAACTCGGCAGCGACAAACGCCGCCACGGCGACCGTTCGACCCGTGAGGACGACCGCTACCTGTTCCTGCAATTGTTCAGCGCCGCGCAGGACGTGTTCTATCTCAGTTGGCTGGGCGCAGATCCGCGCGATGGCAGCACGCGCGAACCCTCCGCATTGGTGAGTGAGCTGCTCGCTGCCGCAGGCGCGTATCACGCCGCGCCTGAGGAAGCGGCGAAAGCGCTGGTGCTGCGGCATTCCTTGCAACCGTTCTCGCCGGCCGCGTTCGGTGCGGGCGATGCGCGTCGTTTCAGCTATCGCCGCGATTGGCATCCCGCCGCCGGTCGTCTGTCCGGCGCGCGCAACGCACTCATGCCGTGGATGGATGCGGCGAACGCGTTGGCGCCGCCCATCGAAGTCGAGACCGAACTCTCGCTCGATGCACTGCGCCGTTTCCTCATGGCACCGGCCGAACAGTTCCTGCGCCAGCGCCTGGGCCTGCGTTTGCCGGAAGTGGAAGCCGCAGCAGAAGACATTGAACCCTTGCAGGCAGCGGGCGCCGGGCTGGAACGCATCGCGCTGCAGCGCGCGGTATTCGATGGCGTGCTCGCAGGCCATGATGCCGATGCGCTGCAGCCCACGTTGCGCACACGCGGCCTGCTGCCCTCCGGCCCGCTCGGCGAACGCGCGCTCAAGCAAGTGATGCAGGAGGTCGCACCGTACGCGCAGGCCTATGCAGATTGGCGTGGCGATGCCGAAGTGACATCGCTGCCACTCGAAGTCGATATCGCCGGCATGCGCCTGCATGGTCGCATCGGCGATGTGTTGCCGCACGGCATCGCGCGCCTGCGCTTCGGCAAACCGAATGGCCCGTCCTCGATTCGCAACGGACTGGATTGGTTACTGGCCACCGCTGCCGGCATCGACCTTCCCTTCGTTGAATTCCATGAGAGCGCGGACGATGGCATCGGCCCGCATGTACGTCCGCCGCTCTCGCGCGAGTCCGCCATCGACGCGCTGCATGCGCTGATCGCACTACGCCGCGATGGCCTGCAGCAGCCATTGCCCTTCGCGCCGTACAGCGCATGGGAACTGTTTTCTGCGGTCGATGCCGAGCGCGGCCTGCGCAATGCCGCCAATCGCTGGCGTGGCGGCGAACGACAATGGGCCGAAGGCGATAGCGAGGCGTTGCGGCTTGCACTGCGCGGGCGCGATCCGTTCGCGGATGCGGCCGCGATGGAGGCCTTCGCCGAACTCGCTTTCGTGATCTATGGCGCCCTGACGCAGGGCGAAGCGCTACCGCCGCCAATCCTTAATGCCGACGCTTTGCCGGAAGACGCAGAGGACGCCGCATGA
- the recB gene encoding exodeoxyribonuclease V subunit beta, whose amino-acid sequence MSAPRDPYLDLPLHGIRLIEASAGTGKTYTLATLVTRLVVERGLRIGQILAVTFTEAATQELRKRIRERLQLTLDLLDAPVIENESAEAVLTRQLLQTHRQRSDESDDALRRRLRQATLEIDLAAIFTIHGFCARVLREHALESGHGFDAPELLANDDDLRAELAADLWRSHAQDATAAEDLGALWPNHEALADDLRVLLREPLLLPADAPLPPDPKPALLAAGAALADVYQEHGDVFFGDLLAAVQGKVLNGNSYRPAWINALWQQLSTWSEAGDFATPLDERIARLTATAMQAKANKGKDAQLPNSPMSAQIDAYIEAVHAQDEYARLRRAALLHRIRDDARHRLAVLKQQRRLQTYDDLIDGVADALEGAEGDVLAQRLREQYRVALVDEFQDTDARQWAIFDRVFGSGSDDPALFLIGDPKQAIYGFRGGDVHTYLHAAGIAERAPPLSHNFRSRPAVLTAIAALYKQAGDAAFIDQRIEFREVDAGGKCADADFQRNGVSAPAATVWQAPAPKADDKGKLKPWSAGRARELATQACVAAIHAVLSDARAGNAQIDGKPVQPGDIAVLVRSHREATMIQQALALVGIAAVAAGKQSLFATGEARDLHALLLALLHSGDDGRLRAALSTVLVGVDALGIDRLETDADAHRDWQQRAMAWRERLLRGGPLALVSDLAAVNAERLLGLLDGERRMSNYLQLAELLQEAQANALGLHGLVDWLGQHIASADSNDETQLLRLESDARRVQIVTLHKSKGLEYPLVFLPFVGIGRNEASPGRSCVVHDAEDGRRLQWKLGAADDWEVAKTAWQAEQRAEDARLLYVGLTRAEHALWLASGLFFAHDKTPLHAMLGDAEALAAAGIVFDDNTPPSLPRLPAESDAAIPPARNVNRRLTHDWWVYSFSQLAKADAGTETATETASAATLPASGGNDEPELGEDAPIDTEFDPRFAGNRYGVALHAALENADFAAWHEWKPGDAAPNEEATVIANALGKEGYGAELLDDGIALTTQLIGQTLTVELPEAVRLCDVPASERRAEIEFQFSLRPTQVDALLQLLHKHDVVRERHGFGLRQKLEGLMTGLIDLTYRHAGRWYVLDYKSNRLPAYDAASLQRAMAHSEYDLQALIYTLALHRWLRFRLGSAYDYARDFGGIRYLFCRGLDASRNDSPGIHAQRFTPELVGALDVLFGHGDAEGAAA is encoded by the coding sequence ATGAGTGCGCCCCGCGATCCGTATCTCGACCTGCCGCTGCACGGCATCCGCCTGATCGAAGCCAGCGCCGGCACCGGCAAGACCTACACCTTGGCCACGCTGGTCACGCGCCTGGTGGTCGAACGCGGGCTACGCATCGGCCAGATCCTCGCCGTCACGTTTACCGAAGCGGCAACGCAGGAACTACGCAAGCGCATCCGCGAGCGCCTGCAATTGACGCTCGACCTGCTCGATGCGCCGGTCATCGAAAACGAAAGCGCGGAAGCCGTGCTCACTCGGCAGTTGCTGCAGACGCATCGCCAACGCAGCGACGAAAGCGATGACGCCCTGCGTCGCCGCCTGCGACAGGCCACGCTGGAGATCGACCTGGCCGCAATCTTCACGATCCACGGCTTCTGCGCGCGTGTGCTGCGCGAACACGCGCTGGAATCCGGTCACGGTTTCGATGCGCCGGAACTGTTGGCGAATGATGACGACCTGCGTGCCGAGCTCGCCGCCGACCTGTGGCGCAGCCATGCGCAGGATGCGACTGCGGCAGAAGACCTCGGCGCGTTATGGCCCAACCACGAAGCGCTGGCCGATGACCTGCGCGTGCTGCTGCGCGAGCCGCTGTTGCTGCCGGCAGACGCGCCGTTGCCGCCCGATCCAAAACCGGCATTGCTCGCAGCAGGCGCTGCACTGGCGGATGTTTACCAAGAACACGGCGACGTCTTCTTTGGCGATCTGTTGGCGGCGGTGCAAGGCAAGGTGCTCAACGGCAACAGCTATCGCCCAGCATGGATCAATGCGCTCTGGCAGCAGTTGAGCACATGGAGCGAGGCCGGCGACTTCGCCACCCCGTTGGACGAACGCATCGCCAGGCTCACTGCCACTGCGATGCAAGCCAAGGCCAACAAGGGCAAGGACGCGCAGCTGCCGAATTCGCCGATGAGCGCGCAGATCGACGCGTATATCGAAGCGGTGCACGCGCAGGACGAGTACGCCCGCCTGCGTCGCGCGGCCCTGCTGCATCGTATCCGCGATGACGCGCGCCATCGCCTGGCCGTGCTCAAGCAGCAACGTCGCCTGCAAACCTATGACGACCTGATCGATGGCGTGGCCGATGCGCTGGAAGGCGCGGAGGGCGATGTGTTGGCGCAGCGCCTGCGCGAGCAATACCGCGTCGCGCTGGTCGACGAATTCCAGGACACCGATGCGCGCCAATGGGCGATCTTCGACCGCGTGTTCGGCAGCGGCAGCGATGATCCCGCGTTGTTCCTGATCGGCGATCCCAAGCAGGCGATCTACGGCTTCCGTGGCGGCGATGTGCACACCTATCTGCATGCCGCCGGCATCGCCGAACGAGCACCGCCGCTGTCGCACAACTTCCGTTCGCGGCCCGCTGTGCTCACGGCCATCGCGGCGCTGTACAAGCAGGCCGGCGATGCGGCCTTCATCGACCAACGCATCGAGTTCCGAGAAGTCGATGCCGGCGGCAAGTGCGCCGATGCCGATTTCCAGCGCAATGGCGTGTCCGCACCCGCGGCCACCGTGTGGCAGGCACCCGCGCCGAAAGCGGACGACAAGGGCAAGCTGAAGCCATGGAGCGCCGGGCGTGCGCGCGAACTCGCCACGCAGGCCTGCGTGGCCGCCATCCACGCCGTGCTGTCCGATGCACGCGCCGGCAACGCGCAGATCGATGGCAAGCCGGTGCAACCCGGCGATATCGCCGTGCTGGTGCGTTCGCATCGCGAGGCGACGATGATCCAGCAGGCATTGGCGCTGGTCGGCATCGCCGCCGTCGCTGCCGGCAAGCAGAGCCTGTTCGCCACCGGTGAAGCGCGTGACCTGCACGCGCTGCTGCTGGCGCTCTTGCACAGCGGCGATGACGGCCGCCTGCGCGCGGCGTTGTCCACCGTATTGGTCGGCGTCGATGCGCTCGGCATCGACCGATTGGAGACCGATGCCGACGCCCACCGCGATTGGCAGCAACGCGCGATGGCCTGGCGCGAACGCCTGCTGCGCGGCGGCCCGCTCGCACTGGTGAGCGATCTCGCGGCGGTCAACGCCGAACGCCTGCTCGGCCTGCTCGATGGCGAACGCCGCATGAGCAATTACCTGCAGCTGGCCGAACTGTTGCAGGAAGCGCAGGCGAATGCGCTTGGCCTGCACGGGCTGGTGGACTGGCTGGGCCAACACATCGCCAGCGCCGACAGCAACGATGAAACGCAACTGCTGCGGCTGGAATCCGATGCGCGTCGCGTGCAGATCGTCACCCTGCACAAGAGCAAGGGCCTGGAATATCCGCTGGTTTTCCTGCCCTTTGTCGGCATCGGCCGCAACGAGGCTTCGCCCGGTCGCAGCTGCGTGGTGCACGACGCAGAAGATGGCCGCCGCCTGCAGTGGAAACTGGGTGCAGCGGATGATTGGGAGGTCGCCAAGACCGCATGGCAGGCCGAACAACGTGCCGAAGACGCGCGACTGCTCTACGTCGGCCTGACCCGCGCCGAACATGCGCTGTGGCTCGCCAGCGGCCTGTTCTTCGCACACGACAAGACCCCGCTGCACGCGATGCTGGGCGATGCCGAAGCACTCGCTGCTGCCGGCATCGTGTTCGACGACAACACGCCGCCATCACTGCCGCGCCTGCCCGCCGAATCCGATGCCGCCATCCCGCCCGCGCGCAACGTCAACCGCCGGCTCACGCACGACTGGTGGGTGTACAGCTTCAGCCAGTTGGCCAAGGCCGATGCCGGCACCGAGACCGCCACGGAAACCGCCAGCGCCGCCACCCTGCCGGCGAGCGGCGGCAACGACGAACCCGAACTCGGCGAAGACGCGCCCATCGACACCGAATTCGATCCGCGCTTCGCCGGCAATCGCTACGGCGTAGCCCTGCACGCCGCGCTGGAAAACGCGGACTTCGCCGCATGGCATGAATGGAAACCGGGCGATGCCGCACCGAACGAGGAAGCGACGGTCATCGCCAACGCGCTCGGCAAGGAAGGCTACGGCGCGGAGCTGCTGGACGACGGCATCGCGCTGACCACGCAACTCATTGGGCAGACGCTGACCGTCGAACTGCCGGAAGCCGTGCGCCTGTGCGATGTGCCGGCCAGCGAACGCCGCGCGGAAATCGAATTCCAGTTCTCGCTGCGGCCCACGCAAGTGGATGCGCTGCTGCAACTGCTGCACAAACACGATGTGGTGCGCGAGCGCCACGGCTTCGGCCTGCGCCAGAAACTGGAAGGCCTGATGACCGGCCTGATCGATCTCACCTACCGGCACGCTGGCCGGTGGTACGTACTCGACTACAAATCCAATCGCCTGCCCGCCTATGACGCCGCCAGCCTGCAACGCGCGATGGCGCACAGCGAATACGACCTGCAGGCGTTGATCTACACCCTGGCCCTGCATCGCTGGCTGCGCTTCCGCCTGGGCAGCGCATACGACTACGCCCGCGATTTCGGCGGCATCCGCTACCTGTTCTGTCGTGGTCTGGACGCCAGCCGCAACGATTCACCCGGTATCCACGCGCAACGCTTCACGCCGGAACTGGTGGGTGCATTGGATGTACTGTTCGGCCACGGTGATGCCGAAGGAGCTGCGGCATGA